The Mycolicibacterium fluoranthenivorans genome has a window encoding:
- a CDS encoding cytochrome P450: protein MTTSPESHAQNWDLRHPDFNDNDLLYDVYTVMRQGCPFPHTDTPFLADTPGGAWIAVNYDDCYRIAQDWEHFSNNPVPGSADFVIGDLVVMMDPPRQQKLRKVLNPYFSPAQMKALRPQVTTETDLLIDDFIGAGAGDLARVAWRQPGIVLFKYLLGIPAHDVGICFQLTDDALNGATEDIRMTAWGGLYQYIHDTVTARIGQPSRGDMIDILLAAEIDGERLPIEDAVANAMLLVQAGLETTASAMSFAFHHLATHPGERDRLAADPDLLPRAVEELIRYAGSIHGLHRTVTKDVELSGHTFHAGDTVVVNFAAANRDDNVFPDANRCVLDRRENRHLGFGAGVHRCLGSNLARLEFQIGVERVLSRLPDFRLATGARPDFHGNSITRGFRTVPVEFSPGICRHPQVPAGRPDRLL, encoded by the coding sequence ATGACGACCTCACCGGAAAGCCATGCGCAGAACTGGGATCTGCGGCACCCGGACTTCAACGACAACGACCTGCTGTACGACGTCTACACCGTGATGCGCCAGGGATGTCCCTTCCCGCACACCGACACCCCGTTTCTCGCCGACACCCCCGGCGGGGCCTGGATCGCGGTGAATTACGACGACTGCTACCGGATCGCCCAGGACTGGGAACACTTCTCCAACAACCCGGTTCCGGGATCGGCCGACTTCGTCATCGGCGATCTGGTGGTGATGATGGATCCACCGCGGCAGCAGAAGCTGCGCAAAGTGCTCAACCCGTACTTCTCGCCGGCCCAGATGAAAGCGCTGCGGCCCCAGGTCACCACCGAAACCGATCTGCTCATCGACGATTTCATCGGCGCCGGAGCCGGGGACCTGGCCCGGGTCGCCTGGCGGCAGCCCGGGATCGTGCTGTTCAAATACCTGCTGGGCATTCCCGCCCACGATGTCGGGATCTGTTTTCAACTCACCGACGACGCCCTCAACGGGGCGACCGAGGACATCCGGATGACGGCTTGGGGTGGGCTGTATCAGTACATCCACGACACCGTCACGGCCCGCATCGGCCAACCGTCGCGCGGCGACATGATCGACATCCTGCTGGCCGCCGAGATCGACGGGGAGAGGCTGCCCATCGAGGATGCCGTTGCCAACGCGATGCTGCTCGTCCAGGCCGGTCTGGAGACCACCGCCAGCGCCATGTCTTTCGCCTTCCACCACCTGGCCACCCATCCGGGTGAACGTGACCGTCTCGCCGCGGACCCCGACCTACTCCCCCGCGCGGTCGAGGAACTCATCCGCTACGCGGGGTCGATCCACGGGCTGCACCGGACCGTCACCAAGGATGTCGAACTGAGCGGGCACACCTTCCATGCCGGTGACACGGTGGTGGTCAACTTCGCCGCTGCGAACCGCGACGACAACGTGTTCCCCGATGCGAACCGTTGCGTGCTCGATCGCCGGGAGAACCGTCATCTGGGCTTCGGTGCGGGTGTGCACCGTTGTCTGGGCTCCAACTTGGCGCGCCTGGAGTTTCAGATCGGGGTGGAGCGGGTGCTGTCACGCCTGCCCGACTTCCGGCTGGCGACGGGTGCCCGTCCGGACTTTCACGGCAATTCGATCACCCGTGGATTCCGTACAGTCCCCGTAGAGTTCAGCCCTGGGATATGTCGGCATCCACAAGTTCCTGCTGGCCGGCCTGATCGACTCCTCTGA